ACAGGAACTAAACTcacccaaaggaaaaaataatgatgacgaGAAGTTGCCAGTTGTGGGGAACACTCCTGTTATCAATAACTATGTTGAGTGGGTACCAAAGCTCCTtttcatagatttatttcatctaGAATGCATCCTAAGCGAACTCCGAGGAGTCTATCTCATGGCTACCCTTTAAAAAGTCTTCGAAATATAATTCAGCGCAAAAAAAGACCGCTAAAACTTAGAATGGCTTTAGATTAGATGATCCTAAATGGCAGGTGGCCATAGAGGCTTTTTTCAGGAAGCCAAGACCAAACATGTTAGGGGATGTATTTCAGGGAGCCATTTTATCTATGTGTCATTGAGATACAGGCTTAAAGTTTTTTCTAACTCATGGGTCTATCATGAAAAAGTAAAGTTTTTGTGCAAACATGCAAACGATGGTGGGATATTTTAAGCcggattttatttttctaattgcAAATCCTGTATTGGCTAAATAGAAAGTTGAAATGTAGGTCGCCTCTCACCCGTCACAAACTACCAAGCCTTGCAGCTTAACAATACCATTTCAAGTCTCTCAAGTCTTGTTTTCTTCTTAGAAATTTTCATATGAGTCAGTTTTTCCaaggtatttaattttttaagagtCTGTAAATAATATCTGAGAAGCCAACATCGTTATGCAAAAATGTTCTCTACACCCAGGGATGCTTCATGTATTTATCAATTCCTAAGCTGCAAAAGGTAGTTATGGAGAAAATACCTACTCTTTAATCTAACAAAGCCTGCCTATCTTtgcaaaaatataataataagatataaacaaaaattaagtaaataaacaaaagtaTAGATGGATAAATATAAATTAACGGCGTTAATAatacaaaataagataaagtACTGCGATATATCTCACCTTTATAAGACTCTTTAAAAGACTGttagttttttaaagaaatcgcTTTGTGTTAACTTGTATATTCGAGACTTCTGTCAGCTTCGCGGTATTGAAGACTCGCTTTGAACGAAATGACGCACGCAATCACTCGGCTGTAAGGGTAGTTTCCATGAAAATTATACTCAGCAGTTTTATACAACAGTGGCATAAAGTTGTTTATTTACGTAACGAAGGTATTGCGATGCCTTTGTATTTTTCGTAACtatcgtcatcattattttcatatttagtATTCTTACGTTTTGGTTCTggtcttgtttttttgtttcaggttttgCCCTGGGCAGTGAAGATTGCGATTCGAATAAATGTAAATCGGAAAGTGAAAATGGAGGTGGTCATTGTAAACAGCTCGGGAATTGCAGCAGTGGTAATTATTGTTGTAATATGACATGCAAGGGGGAAGGGTGTAAACAGACGTGCTATGCTGGAGTAGATGTGTGTAAAATGGATCTAGAATGTAACAGTAAGGATTGTGAACAAACCTGCAACGCTAAAAATTGTACTCTGAAGTGCAGAGGGCAAAATTGTAAAACACAAAAGTGCGGAAGTACAGTAAATGTGTGTGAAATGGATTTAGAATGTAACAATCAGGGTCAGGATTGTGAACAAACCTGCGACGCTAAAAATTGTACTCTGAAGTGCAGGGGGCAAAATTGTAAAACACAAAAGTGCGGAAGTACAGTAAATGTGTGTGAAATGGATTTAGAATGTAACAATCAGGATCAGGATTGTGAACAAACCTGCGACGCTGAAAGATGTATTCTGACCTGCGGCGCAGGTAAAAGCTGCAATAGCACCAAATGTTCAGATAGTCACTGCATCACTTCAGATTCATACACGTCGAGTATCGTTACATCTATTGGGGCTTCAACAATTCAAGTATTCGCAACGAAAATCCCAACTGAACATGGAACAGAAGCTTACAGTGAGTACAATAATAAATTGAATACTTAAAACTCTCTTTTTTGCTTTATGAAAAAGTCTCTAAGATTAAAAGAAAGAGATAGAAAAtatgttcttttaaaattctttgcGCCCTACCATAGTGTCAACTTTTATGttgacttttaaattttcttcaacaTTCAGCTCTGTTGCAATCACTGTCGCAGTCACCTTTACCATCAATCTTACCTTCACCATTACCATCATCTCCATCACACTCACAATCAGCAGCGGTGTTATCAGCAGGGGCATCAGTATATTTATCAACACTATCACCTTCATCATCAAACCCAGCAGTAACATCAGCATCAGGATCATCATCAGCAGCATCATCGAAAGTAATATCAACAGCAGGGGCATCAGCATCTTCATCAGCACCATCACCATCATCTTCAAAGCCAATAGAAACATTAGCATCATCATCAGGATCACCAGCACCAGTATCATCGTCAGCAGGATCAGCAGCAgtagcatcatcattattgtcatcattatcagaTACATCGGCAACCGGATCATCATCGTCTCCGTCTCTACGGACTCCTCAGTCACCGAGGTTGGAAGTTAAGAATCTGGTAAGCAAAGTATTTCTCTGCAGCTTTTTATTTACGACATTGCTGTTTGCCAACTTTATTGTCTTGCTTTTTTCCAGGCAAACGATTCTGTTTCCAAACtaaaaggagaagaaatcaGTAGAACCAGGTCCTTGATGGTAtgaatttaaaacttgtttatctTTTATGATTTAGCCACTTAGTTTATATGAAATTCGCAGTGATTAGAAAGACTAACCAACGCATTGCAGCAGTTTCTATGCTTGAAAAAAACTTCGAGTTTATTCGAACAAGACCTAATAGGACTGTATCATTATCgccatcgtcatcattatcattatcctTATTATAGTTATCATAACAGTATTATCGTCACTATCGATATTATTATCTTTACTGAAATATGAACAGGCACGAGTATTTTACTCGTGCATGTTCCCGAAAAAGATATTCCGACTCCTTAGACGAGTTTTTGGACACTTTTTCAACTTGTGCACATCACACACAAcgtttggccattttacggatttttttctttcatccatttttggtctgattcatttctttctcatttttttaaaataatctaaCGAGGAATAGACGAAAGATGGGCCTTACTAGCATATTGAATTCGTTGCCGTTACGTCAAACCGTTTGGTTAAATGTTCTAACGCAAGGAGGGGTTGTTGCGGCTGAATACTCATGGGACGTTCAGATATCATGTTTGACTCACACGGATCCAAATTTTTAGCATCTTACTTTAATAGATATATGTTATGTTATTACAGGAGGCTATACAGATTTTTGAAGATTTCATCACCAGTATTAAAATCCTCCAAAACTCTCTCACCAAAGAGGAAATCGAAATAACAAGAAATTCCATCTTTAAGGTGGTAGACGCCTTGGAGGTATTTGCACTTAATTATGGCAAACACCAAATGATTGGAGCTAATTCTTCAGTGGAGATAAACAGCCACAAACTATGTGAGTCACAGCATGATCATTTCTTGGGATTTAAAATAGTCCATTACTCTTTAATCAACTTACACAATGACCAATGACATAATGGCTGCTCTGATGATTTAATTTTATGGGACCTGTTGATCATTGCTGTAGGCGGATGAAGCTGGTTCATCCCTCCCATgaactatttatttttatcaatcatAGTGATAGTGGACGATTTTTTCGGCGATTAGAATGATTCAAAGCCTTAAAACCTCAGCTTTCCGATGTCTTAATGATCTATAGGTGATTGTACTTTTTTAGAAGATTACGTATTAAATACATAGCTTTCAAACAAGTATAATTATCATATTAGGATTATGACTTACTTTCGGACTAGCacgaaaaaatatt
The sequence above is a segment of the Pocillopora verrucosa isolate sample1 chromosome 5, ASM3666991v2, whole genome shotgun sequence genome. Coding sequences within it:
- the LOC136280826 gene encoding adhesion G protein-coupled receptor E3-like, encoding MMTRSCQLWGTLLLSITMLSFALGSEDCDSNKCKSESENGGGHCKQLGNCSSGNYCCNMTCKGEGCKQTCYAGVDVCKMDLECNSKDCEQTCNAKNCTLKCRGQNCKTQKCGSTVNVCEMDLECNNQGQDCEQTCDAKNCTLKCRGQNCKTQKCGSTVNVCEMDLECNNQDQDCEQTCDAERCILTCGAGKSCNSTKCSDSHCITSDSYTSSIVTSIGASTIQVFATKIPTEHGTEAYTLLQSLSQSPLPSILPSPLPSSPSHSQSAAVLSAGASVYLSTLSPSSSNPAVTSASGSSSAASSKVISTAGASASSSAPSPSSSKPIETLASSSGSPAPVSSSAGSAAVASSLLSSLSDTSATGSSSSPSLRTPQSPRLEVKNLANDSVSKLKGEEISRTRSLMEAIQIFEDFITSIKILQNSLTKEEIEITRNSIFKVVDALEVFALNYGKHQMIGANSSVEINSHKLLLAIQKTYRKNASDFYLRKQELQASLKVSSKSFNHNVSVVVGIVYKDLHELLITDQPFKTVMGTTRYLDSWITAVALDPKPEKLLENVIFRFKNLKIHEGEKKCMFWSGLSESSGGFSETGCHLVTSKSNSEETVCSCNHLTHFAVLLDYNGSPGLTEEDETILEIITYVGLSLSIFAILLTIILYSYLTDVWQPLTQIRLSLSASLGAGQIIFLTGINATENTALCVLAAAFLQYFLMAAFCWMLVEGIYFFLFVVKVYNINTKMHMYHFISWGLPIIMVSISISIAAGKDGIKSYTSENYCWLSSTNNLIWIFVTFVAFIEVLNILILVRVIKEMSKLMQPTGENNNTQQIRLGIKTCAVMIPLLGVTWLFGLLLSLHKAFAYIFTICNSIQGILIFLLHCVRNSQIRERLKRKMNIVFPSAADHGNSAKKNSQVNPIDAGEVCAVKLQSFKE